From Bacteroidetes Order II. bacterium, the proteins below share one genomic window:
- the nusA gene encoding transcription termination/antitermination protein NusA, with the protein MGKINQSAELVSSFAEIAREKAIDRDTLQSIMEDVFKAMIRKRYGADDSFEIIFNPDNGDIQIIHVREVIANQDLEDPVTQIELRDALLIDEDVEVGEDVATEVNIRDFGRRVIATARQTFNQRIRDIEKENIVDQYSELIGEIVVGEIYQIRRREVLVMHDKVELILPKQEQIPKDRYRKGDMLRAVVKDINRETGGFPQVIISRADPAFMERLFELEVPEIYEGVVEIKKIVREPGERAKVAVTSHDERVDPVGACVGMKGVRIHAVVRELNNENIDVVPWTDDIFENIKRSLAPAKPIDVSLNETVTPPRAKVTVRADEVSLAIGRGGLNIRLGSALTGYEIDVYRDISQDEEDVDVMEFADEIDPETLTALQRIGCDTAKAVLELSVEELVRRSGLEKEVAENVINIMRAEFEEE; encoded by the coding sequence ATGGGAAAAATCAATCAAAGTGCCGAACTTGTCTCCTCGTTTGCTGAAATTGCACGAGAAAAAGCGATTGACCGCGACACCTTGCAATCCATCATGGAAGACGTTTTTAAAGCCATGATCCGCAAGCGTTATGGTGCGGACGATTCCTTTGAAATCATTTTCAACCCGGATAATGGCGATATTCAAATCATCCATGTCCGTGAAGTGATTGCCAACCAAGATTTGGAAGACCCCGTTACGCAGATTGAACTTCGAGATGCCTTACTGATAGACGAAGATGTAGAGGTTGGAGAAGATGTGGCAACCGAGGTGAATATTCGTGACTTTGGCCGTCGTGTCATTGCAACCGCTCGTCAGACCTTTAACCAACGCATCCGAGACATCGAGAAAGAAAATATTGTTGACCAATATTCCGAGTTGATCGGCGAGATTGTGGTGGGCGAGATTTACCAAATTCGCCGTCGCGAAGTGCTGGTTATGCACGATAAAGTGGAATTAATTTTGCCAAAACAAGAGCAAATTCCTAAAGACCGCTACCGAAAAGGAGACATGCTACGTGCCGTGGTCAAGGACATCAATCGTGAAACAGGCGGATTTCCACAGGTTATTATTAGCCGAGCAGATCCCGCATTCATGGAGCGCCTTTTTGAACTTGAAGTGCCCGAAATATATGAAGGTGTGGTGGAAATCAAAAAAATTGTACGTGAACCTGGTGAGCGTGCGAAAGTAGCCGTGACCAGTCACGACGAACGTGTGGACCCCGTGGGCGCTTGTGTTGGCATGAAAGGAGTACGCATTCATGCAGTGGTGCGCGAACTGAACAACGAAAACATAGACGTTGTCCCATGGACAGACGACATTTTTGAAAACATTAAACGCTCGTTGGCCCCTGCCAAACCGATTGATGTTTCCCTCAATGAAACCGTAACTCCTCCACGTGCAAAAGTGACCGTCCGTGCTGATGAGGTGAGTTTAGCTATTGGTCGGGGTGGTCTGAATATACGTCTTGGCTCGGCCTTGACTGGCTACGAAATAGATGTGTACCGAGACATCTCGCAAGATGAGGAAGATGTGGATGTTATGGAGTTTGCAGACGAAATAGACCCCGAAACCCTGACAGCCCTGCAACGCATTGGTTGCGATACCGCCAAAGCAGTTTTGGAATTGTCGGTGGAAGAATTGGTTCGTCGTTCGGGTCTGGAAAAAGAAGTGGCCGAAAATGTGATTAACATTATGCGTGCTGAATTTGAAGAAGAATAA
- the infB gene encoding translation initiation factor IF-2 — MAGNNKGNKPKKLFQVLRELNLKQDTVVAHLKNEGFELGKVDVNTKLNDEMYLSLLEKFAKEKAAAERHKRWAEEERLRKEQRDLEDNEDETEVAPASVSPTTEAESVQVVAEMVTSEPAPIELPPEPVAVTAPPEQAPEKSEVVEERATEPQPVFVAPEPEPEPEPPHQATPETEVVQEAAPEPTVVETPAIPEPQPPSHEIAATEPEETFDPALLEAEAERLDPVGIELEAVIAPLLDAVATEDVLATDLPPRKKKDKPKKPDHLREVEELDIDENGPKLIKSDRYILEGPKVLGRVNLATLQDAEPGAKRKKRKRKGKTDEPLKPVKPVTSGHVATGDGPKKPTTHVATTSSANAPTKAKKKKAKLPVVSQEEVKEAILQTKTGMQRQGTKERQGARLRRREKRVERAEIREQELAAQEAFERKLRVVEYVSANELANMMDVSVTEIISTCLELGLMVSINQRLEADTIQLIAEEFGVEIEFVTDVASDEIALQDDDEQDLLPRAPVVTIMGHVDHGKTSLLDYIRRTNVVKSEAGGITQHIGAYSVTLPTGQMISFLDTPGHEAFTAMRARGAQVTDIVVLVVAADDGVMPQTIEAINHAHAAGVPLIIAVNKIDKDGANPQRVMQELTQYNVVVEAYGGNVQHSEISAKQGTNIDGLLQQIVDEAELLDLKANPNRNADGTIVESRIDKGRGIVATVLVQRGTLKVGDVFVAGAFTGKVRAMFDETEKRIKSAGPSKPALIVGFNGPPDVGDRFVVLDDEREAKEIANKRQQIAREQSMRQKKHLTLDEIGRRLALGDFKELNLIIKADVGGSVQALTDSLLKLSTEEVQVRIIHSAVGAVTESDVLLASTSDAVIIGFQVRPASPQVRRVLEQEQIDFRTYSVIYDAIEDVRDALEGLLSPELSDKTLGTAQVREVFHVPKVGSIAGCMVTEGKILRKDAVRLVRDGVVIWSGRMASLRRFKDPVNEVNTGYECGIGLEGGQDIKVGDLIETFEVVSTKRRLAAR, encoded by the coding sequence ATGGCAGGAAACAACAAAGGCAACAAGCCCAAAAAGCTTTTTCAAGTCCTGAGAGAGTTAAATCTCAAGCAGGACACCGTAGTGGCACACCTCAAAAATGAGGGGTTTGAGTTGGGCAAGGTGGATGTTAACACCAAACTCAACGACGAGATGTACTTGTCCCTTTTGGAAAAATTTGCAAAAGAGAAAGCTGCCGCCGAGCGACACAAACGCTGGGCGGAGGAAGAACGCCTGAGAAAGGAACAACGTGATCTGGAGGATAACGAGGATGAAACGGAAGTTGCACCAGCATCGGTTTCACCAACAACGGAGGCGGAATCCGTACAGGTGGTAGCGGAAATGGTCACCTCGGAACCAGCACCCATCGAACTTCCCCCGGAACCAGTAGCCGTAACAGCGCCACCTGAACAAGCGCCAGAAAAGTCAGAGGTGGTAGAGGAAAGGGCAACGGAACCCCAACCCGTTTTCGTGGCTCCTGAACCTGAACCAGAGCCTGAACCGCCTCACCAAGCAACACCTGAAACGGAGGTTGTACAAGAAGCAGCGCCGGAACCTACGGTAGTGGAAACACCTGCCATTCCAGAGCCTCAGCCTCCCTCTCATGAGATAGCTGCTACAGAGCCGGAAGAAACGTTTGACCCTGCTCTCCTCGAAGCAGAAGCAGAACGGCTTGACCCAGTGGGCATTGAGCTTGAGGCGGTGATCGCACCCTTGCTGGATGCTGTTGCTACAGAGGATGTTCTAGCAACAGACCTTCCTCCCAGAAAGAAAAAAGACAAGCCGAAAAAGCCTGATCATTTGAGAGAAGTGGAAGAACTGGATATAGATGAAAATGGCCCAAAACTAATCAAATCTGATCGCTATATTCTTGAAGGCCCTAAAGTTCTTGGAAGGGTCAATCTTGCTACGCTACAAGATGCGGAACCTGGCGCCAAGCGGAAAAAGCGGAAGCGAAAAGGCAAGACCGATGAACCGCTAAAACCAGTTAAGCCTGTAACAAGTGGTCATGTTGCGACAGGAGACGGCCCTAAAAAACCTACAACACATGTTGCCACTACGTCTTCGGCCAATGCACCTACAAAGGCCAAAAAGAAAAAGGCTAAGTTGCCCGTTGTAAGCCAAGAAGAGGTGAAAGAAGCGATTTTGCAAACCAAAACAGGGATGCAGCGCCAAGGCACCAAAGAACGACAAGGCGCACGCTTGCGCCGTCGCGAAAAACGGGTAGAACGCGCTGAAATACGGGAGCAAGAATTAGCTGCACAAGAGGCATTCGAACGAAAATTGCGCGTGGTGGAGTATGTCTCGGCGAACGAACTGGCGAACATGATGGATGTCTCGGTGACCGAAATCATTTCCACGTGTTTGGAACTTGGCTTGATGGTTTCGATCAACCAACGGTTAGAAGCCGATACCATTCAGTTAATCGCAGAAGAATTTGGGGTTGAAATTGAATTTGTGACCGATGTCGCTTCCGATGAAATCGCGCTTCAAGATGATGATGAACAAGACTTGCTTCCTCGTGCTCCAGTAGTCACCATCATGGGCCACGTAGATCATGGAAAAACGTCTCTGTTGGACTATATCCGCCGGACGAATGTCGTAAAATCTGAAGCGGGTGGGATTACCCAGCACATTGGTGCTTATTCAGTTACCTTGCCCACAGGTCAGATGATTTCCTTCTTAGATACCCCAGGCCACGAAGCCTTTACGGCCATGCGTGCCCGTGGTGCCCAAGTCACAGATATTGTGGTATTGGTGGTTGCAGCGGATGACGGGGTTATGCCACAAACCATCGAGGCCATCAACCATGCCCATGCAGCAGGTGTTCCTTTAATTATTGCGGTGAATAAAATTGACAAAGATGGCGCAAATCCGCAGCGTGTGATGCAGGAACTCACCCAATACAATGTGGTTGTGGAGGCATACGGCGGGAACGTGCAGCACAGCGAGATTTCTGCAAAACAAGGAACTAATATTGATGGCCTCCTTCAGCAAATCGTGGATGAAGCTGAGTTATTGGACTTAAAAGCCAATCCGAACCGAAATGCTGATGGAACAATTGTGGAAAGCCGCATTGACAAAGGCCGTGGCATTGTTGCAACCGTATTGGTACAACGAGGCACCCTGAAAGTGGGGGATGTATTTGTTGCGGGTGCATTTACCGGAAAAGTACGGGCGATGTTCGACGAAACAGAGAAGCGAATCAAATCTGCAGGCCCCTCCAAACCGGCATTGATTGTTGGATTTAATGGTCCGCCAGATGTAGGAGACCGCTTTGTGGTGCTAGATGACGAACGCGAGGCAAAGGAAATTGCCAATAAACGTCAGCAAATTGCTCGTGAGCAAAGTATGCGTCAGAAAAAGCACCTGACCTTGGATGAAATTGGACGCCGTTTGGCTTTGGGTGACTTTAAAGAACTAAACCTGATCATCAAAGCTGATGTGGGGGGATCTGTTCAAGCCCTTACTGATTCTCTCCTGAAACTTTCAACGGAAGAAGTACAGGTTCGTATCATTCACAGCGCTGTTGGAGCGGTGACTGAAAGCGATGTTCTCTTGGCCTCCACGTCCGATGCGGTTATTATTGGATTCCAGGTGCGTCCGGCTTCACCGCAAGTTCGTAGGGTTCTGGAACAAGAACAAATTGATTTCCGGACTTATTCCGTGATTTACGATGCCATCGAAGATGTACGCGACGCCCTTGAAGGCTTGCTATCGCCAGAATTAAGTGACAAGACCTTGGGCACTGCACAAGTGCGGGAGGTATTCCACGTACCCAAAGTGGGCAGTATTGCCGGATGTATGGTCACTGAAGGCAAGATTCTGCGTAAAGATGCCGTTCGTCTTGTACGTGACGGTGTGGTCATCTGGTCTGGAAGAATGGCTTCCCTGCGACGCTTCAAAGACCCTGTCAATGAGGTCAATACCGGCTATGAATGTGGTATTGGTCTTGAAGGAGGGCAAGACATCAAAGTAGGCGACCTGATTGAGACGTTCGAAGTGGTTTCTACCAAGCGAAGACTCGCTGCCCGATAA
- a CDS encoding co-chaperone GroES produces MFVSGSKGSLIMVGDRVLIEPEEESSETSSGLLLPASVKEKERLRGGRVVAVGPGYAIPNPEYSDEDAWMHEKSEVRYLSLQAKMGDYAYFLRKDAIELGFDGKTYLIIPHHAILALIRNQPDERDLYKG; encoded by the coding sequence ATGTTTGTTTCTGGATCTAAAGGTAGTTTGATAATGGTAGGAGACCGGGTCCTCATTGAGCCAGAGGAGGAATCATCAGAAACCTCTTCAGGCTTATTGCTCCCCGCGTCGGTCAAGGAAAAAGAACGTCTCAGGGGCGGTCGTGTGGTGGCCGTCGGACCCGGATATGCGATTCCAAATCCGGAATATTCCGATGAAGACGCCTGGATGCATGAAAAAAGTGAGGTCAGGTACCTATCTCTTCAGGCAAAAATGGGTGATTATGCCTACTTTCTAAGAAAGGATGCCATCGAACTCGGTTTCGACGGTAAAACCTATCTCATTATCCCGCATCATGCCATTTTAGCGTTGATCCGCAACCAGCCAGACGAACGGGATTTGTACAAAGGGTAG
- the prfA gene encoding peptide chain release factor 1 produces the protein MIQSEKLTEIQEKFNNVSEQLADPAIATNVALMAQLGKEHRELEALVQIIERYHTLKDNIDELKEMIRVDEDEELTQLARIELSVAEEQLPQVEEALSYQLIPRDPEDSKNCIVEIRAGTGGDEASLFAGDLFRMYTRFAEKKGWKVELIDENSGTMGGFKEVVFGLEGVDAFGMMRFESGVHRVQRVPATESSGRIHTSAATVAVLPEAEEVDVQISEEELRIDTMRASGAGGQHVNRTESAIRITHLPTGLVVTCQDEKSQHKNKDKAMKVLRSRLFDLELAKRNAERTEHRRSLVGTGDRSDKIRTYNWPQARVTDHRLEGTAKNYALQTIVDGNIEGIIQALRMADYAERLAQF, from the coding sequence ATGATACAATCAGAAAAATTAACCGAGATACAAGAAAAGTTTAATAATGTGTCGGAACAACTGGCCGATCCGGCGATTGCGACCAATGTTGCCCTCATGGCACAATTGGGAAAAGAACACCGAGAATTGGAGGCGTTGGTTCAGATTATTGAAAGGTATCACACCCTAAAAGACAATATTGACGAGCTAAAAGAAATGATTCGGGTAGATGAAGATGAAGAATTGACACAGTTGGCACGCATTGAGTTGTCGGTAGCCGAAGAACAACTGCCACAGGTTGAAGAAGCGTTAAGCTATCAATTAATTCCGAGGGATCCAGAGGATTCTAAAAACTGTATTGTCGAGATTCGGGCGGGTACTGGCGGAGACGAAGCCTCACTTTTTGCAGGAGATCTATTTCGGATGTACACCCGTTTTGCTGAAAAAAAAGGTTGGAAGGTGGAGTTGATTGATGAAAATTCAGGTACGATGGGCGGATTTAAGGAAGTGGTTTTTGGACTCGAAGGGGTGGATGCGTTTGGGATGATGCGCTTCGAAAGTGGGGTACATCGTGTACAACGGGTTCCGGCCACAGAGTCGAGTGGACGCATTCACACGTCTGCTGCTACGGTTGCCGTTTTACCGGAGGCGGAAGAGGTGGATGTTCAGATTAGCGAAGAAGAATTGCGGATTGATACCATGAGGGCCAGCGGGGCTGGGGGGCAACACGTTAACCGCACCGAATCGGCCATTCGTATTACACACCTGCCAACAGGCTTGGTCGTAACGTGTCAGGACGAAAAAAGTCAGCACAAAAATAAAGACAAAGCAATGAAGGTTTTGCGTTCTCGCTTGTTTGACCTCGAACTGGCAAAACGGAACGCAGAACGTACAGAACATCGTAGGAGTTTGGTGGGTACTGGGGATCGTTCCGACAAAATTCGTACCTACAATTGGCCACAAGCCCGTGTTACCGATCACCGACTGGAGGGAACTGCCAAGAATTATGCATTACAGACCATTGTGGATGGAAATATTGAAGGGATTATTCAAGCATTACGAATGGCCGACTATGCCGAACGATTAGCACAATTTTAG